In one window of Anaerolineales bacterium DNA:
- the miaB gene encoding tRNA (N6-isopentenyl adenosine(37)-C2)-methylthiotransferase MiaB encodes MKYHIWTAGCQMNVADSQRVASALERLGYIASADIEQADVIVLNTCVVRQSAEDKAYGRLQSLKPLKARNPDLVINLMGCLVGVKDNPKLRKVFPHVDVFSPPSDPSPLIEHLLLKDAHDVDRAETNRRHAIMDGELQLPLAQRGKTVSAFIPVVYGCSHACSFCVIPYRRGVERSRPLAEVVAELSALTAQGVREVTLLGQIVDRYGKDLDSGETLSSLLRAVHAVEDIQRVRFLTSHPNWMNAELLDTVAELPKVCEHIEVPVQAGDDDVLRQMKRGYSVDESRRLIERIRKRVPDASIATDIIVGFPGETEAQFQCTYDLLEELRLDVAHLARYSPRPDTVSARRMPDDVPEEEKMRRFRALEALQADIAAEINAGYRDRTVEVLVEEKHRGRWKGRTRTNKLVFFDSEADLLGKLVPVRVEWSGPWSLIASPVDIAQVHADLPTP; translated from the coding sequence ATGAAGTATCACATTTGGACCGCCGGCTGCCAGATGAACGTCGCCGATTCTCAGCGCGTGGCTTCCGCCCTTGAACGCCTGGGCTACATCGCATCCGCAGACATCGAGCAGGCGGACGTCATCGTGCTGAACACCTGCGTCGTGCGTCAGAGCGCCGAAGACAAAGCCTACGGCCGGCTCCAGTCACTGAAGCCGTTGAAAGCACGCAACCCCGATTTGGTCATCAACCTCATGGGCTGCCTGGTCGGCGTGAAGGACAATCCCAAGCTGCGGAAGGTCTTTCCCCACGTCGACGTATTTTCACCCCCTTCCGACCCGAGCCCGCTGATCGAGCATCTGCTGCTGAAGGACGCCCACGACGTGGACCGGGCGGAGACGAATCGCCGCCACGCCATCATGGACGGCGAACTCCAACTGCCCCTCGCCCAACGCGGGAAAACCGTCTCGGCTTTCATTCCCGTGGTGTATGGCTGCTCCCACGCCTGTTCGTTTTGCGTCATACCTTACCGCCGCGGTGTGGAACGCAGCCGGCCGCTCGCCGAGGTCGTCGCCGAACTAAGTGCACTCACCGCGCAGGGCGTTCGTGAAGTCACCTTGCTGGGGCAGATCGTCGACCGCTACGGGAAAGATTTAGACAGCGGGGAAACGCTGAGCAGTCTGCTGCGAGCCGTGCATGCCGTCGAGGACATCCAACGCGTCCGTTTCCTGACCTCCCACCCCAATTGGATGAACGCCGAATTACTGGACACCGTAGCCGAGCTTCCCAAAGTGTGCGAGCACATCGAAGTTCCCGTGCAAGCCGGTGACGATGACGTTCTGCGCCAGATGAAGCGCGGTTACAGTGTGGACGAGTCCCGGCGCTTGATCGAGCGCATCCGCAAGCGCGTACCGGACGCATCCATCGCCACCGACATCATCGTCGGCTTCCCGGGTGAAACGGAGGCACAGTTCCAGTGCACCTACGACCTGCTCGAGGAGCTGCGTTTGGACGTCGCCCATCTGGCGCGCTATTCGCCGCGGCCGGACACCGTCTCCGCAAGGCGCATGCCGGACGATGTGCCCGAGGAAGAGAAAATGCGCCGTTTCCGGGCCTTGGAGGCCTTGCAGGCCGACATCGCCGCGGAAATCAACGCCGGCTACCGGGATCGAACTGTCGAGGTGCTGGTCGAAGAAAAGCATCGCGGCCGTTGGAAAGGCCGCACGCGCACCAACAAACTGGTGTTCTTCGACTCCGAAGCGGACCTGCTGGGCAAACTGGTGCCGGTACGCGTCGAGTGGAGCGGTCCCTGGTCGCTGATCGCCTCTCCTGTCGACATTGCCCAGGTCCACGCGGATCTCCCTACACCGTAA
- a CDS encoding efflux RND transporter periplasmic adaptor subunit: MKRRYIAIAVVVVIIAGFLALRSCAQSNQASLGSLQTEKLTRGSLTASVGATGTVRANQSAVLTFQSSGIVDGVEVELGDKVKHGDVLSEIQQTSLPAAVILAQADYVAAQRALEDLLESSQTQAAAQLALAQAQDALENAEYLRTVRQEGYRASSDTLAAARANLVLAQQDVDRAQAAYDRVENRPNDDPGRALALSNLIAARKKRDSIQRELNWYTGHPSETEQALLDADVAVAEAQVADAMREWERVKDGPNPDDIAAAKARLAAAEATLKTARIEAPFSGTITSVQAKPGDQVAPGTVAFGLADLSHLLVDVEISEVDINRIALGQPVNMNFDAVLDLTYHGEVTAIGLSGVITQGVVSFNVTVELQDADERIKPGMTAAVNIVVEQIEDVLLVPNRAVRVVDGERTVFILEGGQLKPVTIQLGVSSDTQSQVLDGELKVGDLVVLNPPENMLFGGQPGFMGGR; the protein is encoded by the coding sequence ATGAAACGACGATATATCGCGATCGCAGTGGTTGTTGTCATTATTGCGGGTTTTCTTGCACTGCGATCTTGCGCGCAATCGAATCAAGCTTCATTGGGTTCTCTGCAGACCGAAAAGTTGACCCGAGGATCGCTAACGGCATCGGTCGGTGCGACGGGAACGGTACGGGCGAACCAATCCGCAGTGCTTACTTTTCAATCCAGCGGCATCGTAGACGGCGTCGAAGTGGAACTGGGGGACAAGGTCAAGCACGGGGATGTGCTATCCGAAATTCAACAGACATCGCTGCCCGCAGCGGTGATCCTTGCGCAGGCCGATTACGTCGCCGCACAGCGAGCCCTGGAAGATCTTCTGGAGTCCTCGCAAACGCAGGCCGCAGCGCAGTTGGCCCTCGCCCAGGCGCAAGATGCACTCGAAAATGCTGAGTACCTGCGCACCGTGCGGCAGGAAGGTTATCGGGCGAGCAGCGACACGCTGGCTGCAGCGCGCGCCAACCTGGTGCTCGCGCAGCAGGACGTCGACCGTGCCCAGGCTGCATACGATCGGGTGGAGAATCGTCCGAATGACGATCCGGGCAGGGCTCTGGCGCTGTCCAACCTCATCGCAGCGCGCAAGAAACGCGACTCGATCCAACGTGAGCTCAATTGGTACACGGGACATCCTTCGGAAACCGAACAAGCGTTGCTGGATGCCGATGTGGCAGTGGCGGAAGCGCAGGTCGCGGATGCCATGCGAGAGTGGGAGCGCGTGAAAGACGGCCCCAATCCTGATGACATCGCCGCGGCGAAAGCGCGTTTGGCGGCCGCGGAGGCCACGCTGAAGACTGCCCGCATCGAGGCTCCTTTTTCGGGCACGATCACTTCGGTGCAGGCAAAACCCGGCGATCAAGTTGCTCCGGGCACGGTCGCTTTTGGATTGGCGGATCTTTCACACCTGTTGGTGGACGTCGAAATTTCCGAGGTGGACATCAATCGAATTGCGCTCGGCCAACCGGTTAACATGAATTTCGATGCCGTCCTCGACCTTACGTATCACGGAGAGGTCACCGCGATCGGGCTCAGCGGTGTGATCACGCAGGGCGTCGTGAGCTTCAACGTTACCGTCGAACTGCAAGATGCAGACGAGCGTATCAAGCCGGGGATGACCGCCGCTGTAAACATCGTCGTCGAGCAGATCGAGGACGTGCTGCTTGTACCCAATCGAGCCGTACGAGTGGTCGACGGCGAACGCACTGTCTTCATCCTCGAGGGAGGGCAATTAAAGCCGGTCACCATCCAGCTTGGCGTATCGTCCGATACGCAAAGCCAGGTCCTCGATGGAGAACTAAAGGTAGGGGATCTCGTGGTTTTGAATCCGCCCGAAAATATGCTTTTCGGTGGACAACCGGGGTTCATGGGGGGCAGATAA
- a CDS encoding NAD(P)-dependent oxidoreductase: protein MPEISSDELALDRRARMKLPFEDVEARPAKVRILDFEPTFKPLTAEQARRAAERCIHCPDPAPCHKACVLHNDIPSAMWLIEQGDFIGAAEIYRRTSSMPEICGRVCPHESFCEGACPRNKRGEPVLTGALEAFVADYQREHGKVEIPVGSPSGKKVAIVGSGPSGLACAEQLVQKGHAVTIFDAMPAFGGLLMYGIPNFKLDKHVVQARIDDLRDAGVSFVNNTRIGEDQKIDDLMKQGFDAVFIGVGSLIDAKMDAPGEDLPGVYKATDFLMRANVDPKLLPESERSKPEIGHRVVVIGGGDTASDCLRTAIRLGAEEVTCLYRRTEAEMPGGEKDRHLAKEEGAQYRFLTQPVRYIAGPDGSVSAVECLQCELGEPDKSGRRRPIPIEGSNFTVEADTVILAIGYWPDPLIGETTDKLETSKYGLVIADDETGATSRKGIFAGGDAVSGPDLVVTAVASGRRAAAGINEYLLETSA from the coding sequence ATGCCGGAAATATCCAGTGATGAACTAGCTCTCGACCGCAGAGCTCGCATGAAATTGCCTTTCGAGGACGTTGAAGCACGCCCAGCCAAGGTTCGCATCCTCGATTTTGAGCCCACGTTCAAACCGCTGACCGCAGAGCAAGCGCGTCGCGCTGCAGAAAGATGCATCCATTGCCCAGATCCCGCCCCTTGTCACAAAGCATGCGTTCTGCATAACGACATCCCCTCCGCAATGTGGTTAATCGAGCAAGGCGACTTCATCGGCGCAGCCGAAATCTACCGCCGTACCAGTTCCATGCCCGAAATCTGCGGCAGGGTTTGCCCGCACGAGTCGTTCTGCGAGGGCGCATGTCCGCGCAACAAGCGCGGCGAGCCTGTCCTGACCGGGGCGTTGGAAGCTTTCGTCGCAGACTATCAACGCGAGCACGGTAAAGTTGAAATCCCAGTCGGTTCGCCCAGCGGCAAAAAGGTCGCCATCGTCGGCTCCGGACCATCGGGCCTCGCCTGTGCGGAGCAACTGGTCCAAAAAGGACACGCCGTAACAATTTTCGATGCCATGCCTGCGTTCGGCGGTCTATTAATGTACGGAATTCCCAATTTTAAACTCGACAAGCACGTCGTCCAGGCGCGGATCGACGATCTGCGAGACGCCGGTGTCTCCTTCGTGAACAACACCCGCATCGGCGAGGATCAAAAGATCGATGATCTCATGAAACAAGGTTTCGACGCCGTCTTCATCGGGGTCGGTTCCCTGATTGATGCCAAGATGGATGCACCCGGAGAGGATTTACCCGGCGTGTACAAAGCCACGGATTTTCTCATGCGCGCCAACGTCGATCCGAAGCTGCTTCCGGAATCGGAGCGCAGCAAACCCGAAATCGGACATCGGGTCGTCGTCATCGGCGGCGGCGACACGGCCTCCGACTGCCTGCGCACTGCGATCCGGCTTGGGGCGGAAGAGGTAACCTGTCTGTACCGGCGCACGGAAGCCGAGATGCCGGGCGGTGAGAAAGATCGTCACCTGGCGAAAGAAGAGGGCGCCCAATATCGTTTCCTTACCCAGCCGGTGCGTTACATCGCCGGACCAGACGGGAGCGTGAGCGCCGTTGAGTGTCTGCAATGCGAATTGGGCGAGCCCGATAAAAGCGGCCGCCGTCGGCCCATCCCCATCGAGGGTTCGAATTTTACCGTAGAGGCGGACACCGTGATCCTGGCGATCGGTTACTGGCCCGATCCCCTCATTGGAGAGACGACGGACAAACTGGAGACCAGCAAGTATGGTCTCGTCATCGCCGATGATGAAACAGGCGCCACGTCTCGAAAGGGCATTTTCGCCGGCGGCGATGCAGTCAGCGGACCCGACCTGGTCGTTACGGCCGTCGCCTCGGGCCGGCGTGCTGCGGCAGGCATCAACGAATACCTGCTCGAAACCAGCGCATAA
- a CDS encoding alpha/beta hydrolase-fold protein — protein sequence MRKDRHNTMQADDTDSVLRIDPRGLKRTLLGCLILVLGGVSCGPGAGSVDVSPTTEATKAPAATRTLPPTKTPAPSLTPTLSPTAACPELQGHLEQGEYTSSLLREQVPYLIYLPPCYPDESRPYPVLYLLHGFPFDETHWYDLGFTEWVDRAIATNFLPGILMVMPRAPEPLFTSSDGGPGSYEAEFIDDLLPAIEQNYPIDTRPQMRALAGVSRGGVWALEIAFRHPDVFDTVIALSPALNVNYARPAYDPLLLAGDDRPLPAAIFLSAGKGEPSFRQATEKLVALLEQQGIPHTYISSQGGHDHEGWILVFDDMLDFLADKWQN from the coding sequence ATGAGGAAGGACCGTCACAACACCATGCAGGCTGACGACACGGATTCCGTTCTGCGCATTGATCCACGAGGGCTAAAACGCACTTTGCTGGGCTGTCTCATCCTGGTGTTGGGGGGCGTGAGCTGTGGTCCTGGCGCTGGAAGCGTGGACGTCTCTCCGACGACAGAAGCGACGAAAGCGCCGGCCGCCACCCGCACCCTCCCGCCGACGAAGACTCCGGCGCCAAGCCTCACGCCCACGTTGAGCCCCACGGCTGCTTGCCCGGAACTGCAAGGCCATCTGGAACAAGGAGAATACACGAGCAGCCTGTTGAGAGAGCAGGTGCCTTATCTGATTTATCTGCCGCCCTGTTACCCCGATGAAAGCCGGCCGTATCCCGTACTTTACCTGCTGCATGGTTTTCCTTTCGACGAGACTCATTGGTATGACCTGGGGTTTACCGAGTGGGTGGATCGTGCCATCGCCACGAACTTTCTTCCGGGGATTCTGATGGTCATGCCGCGTGCACCGGAGCCACTGTTCACGAGCAGCGATGGTGGTCCCGGTTCCTACGAAGCCGAGTTCATCGACGATTTGCTTCCGGCAATCGAACAGAATTATCCCATCGATACCCGACCACAGATGCGTGCGCTGGCGGGCGTCTCGCGGGGTGGGGTTTGGGCCTTGGAGATTGCATTCCGCCACCCGGATGTTTTCGATACCGTGATAGCCTTGAGTCCGGCGTTGAACGTCAATTATGCCCGTCCGGCGTACGATCCCCTCTTGCTCGCCGGAGACGATCGCCCGCTGCCCGCGGCGATTTTTCTCAGCGCCGGGAAAGGCGAGCCCTCCTTCCGCCAGGCGACGGAGAAGCTGGTTGCGCTGCTCGAACAGCAGGGGATTCCTCACACCTATATATCCTCACAGGGTGGGCACGATCACGAAGGCTGGATTCTGGTTTTTGACGACATGCTCGATTTCCTGGCCGATAAGTGGCAAAACTAA
- a CDS encoding LysM peptidoglycan-binding domain-containing protein yields the protein MPEPEPDVADVIMAYRRRRERLVPLILGGMAVVLLVVGVFMVVLWLTGDNPPALPGFLASKTPTPTETSTPLPATDTPTITLTLPPSDTPTPTGPLSYTVELGDSLWTIAEQFGLDGISLLMAVNNIDDPDAIFVGQVLIIPGAEDVLPTNTPLPENLLPGQKIEYRVQPNDTLESIAAQFNSTAEAIAEANDIEDPNDIGVGQIILVPVNIATPTPTLSPAPGTPSATPS from the coding sequence ATGCCTGAACCGGAACCAGATGTCGCGGACGTAATTATGGCCTACAGGCGGCGTCGAGAGCGTTTGGTGCCGCTCATCCTGGGGGGGATGGCGGTGGTGCTCCTCGTTGTGGGAGTCTTCATGGTCGTGCTGTGGCTGACGGGTGATAACCCACCGGCGCTGCCCGGATTTCTTGCCAGCAAGACACCGACACCCACGGAAACCTCAACCCCCTTGCCGGCAACCGACACGCCTACGATTACCCTCACCCTGCCGCCTTCGGATACGCCGACCCCCACGGGCCCGTTGAGTTACACGGTCGAGCTTGGGGACTCGCTCTGGACGATCGCCGAACAGTTCGGATTGGATGGAATCTCGCTCTTGATGGCCGTGAACAACATCGACGATCCGGATGCGATATTCGTAGGACAGGTTTTGATCATCCCCGGCGCGGAAGACGTCTTGCCGACGAACACACCCCTGCCGGAGAATCTGCTGCCCGGACAAAAAATCGAATACCGCGTCCAACCGAACGACACGCTTGAGTCGATCGCCGCACAGTTCAACAGCACGGCGGAAGCGATCGCCGAAGCCAATGACATCGAAGACCCGAACGACATCGGCGTCGGTCAGATCATCCTCGTCCCGGTCAACATCGCCACACCGACGCCAACGCTGTCTCCGGCCCCGGGTACGCCTTCCGCTACGCCGAGCTAG
- the queG gene encoding tRNA epoxyqueuosine(34) reductase QueG: MHEAPAKALAIEIKDEARRVGFSLVGITSPDPPAHLEVYRAWLSEGHHAGMAYMNREDARQHRADPRSILPECRAIIVLAANYLPGNTARDRMASHLQIASYALGDDYHIVLPERMRRLVEFVQERLGRDVRHKIYTDTGPLLERELAQRAGLGWIGKNSCLIHPRLGSYFVLGEILLDVPLPIDAPYAYDRCGTCSRCIDACPTQCILPDRTLDSRKCIAYWTIEARDAIALDVRSQIGDWLFGCDVCQQVCPFNITFARPSEDPAFQIRESLAGATLEQFLQLLPHGWRRRFKESPLLRARRRGLVRNAAVVAGNAEAPAFVPQLTVLLQQDPEPLVRSHAAWALGRIRSPQALSVLRAAHSGEKSPEVIEAIEAALRDSWPFTLDSRK, encoded by the coding sequence ATGCACGAGGCCCCAGCGAAGGCGTTAGCCATAGAAATAAAAGACGAAGCAAGACGTGTCGGCTTTTCGCTTGTGGGTATCACGTCGCCCGATCCGCCTGCCCATCTCGAGGTCTATCGAGCGTGGCTTTCCGAAGGGCATCATGCGGGCATGGCCTACATGAACCGCGAAGACGCCCGCCAACACCGCGCCGATCCCCGCTCGATCCTGCCGGAATGCCGGGCGATCATCGTCCTCGCAGCGAACTACCTCCCCGGAAACACGGCTCGAGATCGAATGGCCTCTCACCTCCAGATTGCATCCTACGCCCTCGGCGACGATTACCACATCGTGCTGCCCGAGCGGATGCGCCGGCTCGTCGAATTCGTTCAGGAGCGGCTGGGAAGAGACGTGCGGCATAAGATCTACACCGACACCGGGCCGCTGCTCGAGCGCGAGCTCGCACAACGAGCGGGCTTGGGTTGGATCGGAAAGAATTCGTGCCTGATCCACCCACGACTCGGTTCCTACTTCGTCCTGGGCGAAATCTTGCTCGACGTCCCCCTCCCTATCGACGCGCCGTACGCATACGATCGCTGTGGTACGTGCTCCCGCTGCATCGACGCCTGTCCGACCCAATGCATCCTGCCCGACCGCACCCTGGACAGCCGCAAATGCATAGCATACTGGACCATCGAAGCCAGGGATGCCATCGCGCTCGACGTCCGTTCGCAGATCGGGGACTGGTTGTTTGGCTGTGACGTCTGCCAGCAAGTATGTCCCTTCAATATAACGTTCGCCAGGCCGAGCGAGGATCCCGCGTTCCAGATTCGCGAATCCCTCGCCGGCGCGACGCTCGAGCAATTCCTGCAATTACTACCGCACGGCTGGCGCCGCAGATTTAAGGAAAGCCCGCTGCTGCGCGCCAGACGGCGCGGTCTGGTGCGCAACGCAGCCGTCGTGGCGGGCAACGCCGAAGCTCCGGCATTTGTCCCCCAGTTGACGGTTCTCCTCCAGCAAGACCCGGAACCGCTCGTGCGATCGCATGCGGCGTGGGCGCTTGGCCGCATTCGTTCTCCGCAAGCCCTGTCCGTACTCCGAGCGGCGCATTCGGGCGAGAAATCACCCGAGGTGATCGAAGCCATCGAGGCGGCGCTGCGAGATTCCTGGCCGTTTACACTCGATTCGAGAAAATAG
- a CDS encoding CSLREA domain-containing protein — MKRTIFYITLLTVMISIAFAALADPLPASADDGKIIVNTDDDKEDGSCDDVHCSLREAIGQSNDTQGRQTIVFEMPDPGNYYTIQLCSPLPDIADPVTIDGTLPPGTFGPPSVVIKPWDINNLPPWPCNPPPYGFWVGADDVILRGMSMVGFLNFQAETSGAIIVDNASNALIEYNQLGVYPNGVVEGNYNAIYLTDENHIVRNNLISGNWYGINSFASDTTIQGNYIGTDISGTSTSLLLGNQTGIFLWCPSESTTIGGVNPDEMNLISGNSIGISICSDSTIYGNRIGTDRTGTMDLGNSNGIMIGGDDNIIGGPLPGQGNLISGNGLALSFASGADDNIIQGNNIGADISGNQALVNAAGNWHGMIVFGDSNTIGGTNPGEGNRIAFITGEGIDFDHGATSNHVVGNTIFSNVTGVLVESDQWYTALMNTLSQNSIYDNMGLGIDLEPAGVSLNDVGDTDSGGNTVLNFPVFSAGFNSVSGTACPGCIVELYISDNDSSGYGEGSTFISQTVAEDDGDFTIPVMLAYSHCTRLTATATDIQGNTSEFSRNVEFGLCISHHPWNLFIPMLSLGLSLLAGVLFGRSPKINGRAALAVAGIVGLGLAGGLFLILRSPTKAPAAQPAEMDPWAGLPSCSDYIEPDSLSPDEEVFALEDDPVLSWSPLEDMLPDSLRWTVELSRHPDPAQSETTSEEHLAFSAFGLQPDPGDIYKWRLSGEMDGSADGSWRFFCAPTDWLPFQFERLIVPAAPSDTPEPSPTPTQTPTPTPDVCVYTAIRNANCRSSDHSESEQINILMQGESAALLALNPEFTHGQFELDQESCWIWLGLLDGPENPFGTCDVPIIDPAPACTPELDEQACILAGGQMSETRTTAPFCVCPD, encoded by the coding sequence ATGAAGAGAACGATTTTTTACATCACACTACTGACAGTCATGATTTCCATCGCATTCGCCGCTCTTGCCGATCCGCTTCCCGCGAGTGCCGACGACGGCAAGATCATAGTCAACACCGATGACGACAAAGAAGACGGCAGTTGCGACGATGTACATTGCTCTCTACGTGAGGCCATTGGCCAATCGAACGACACGCAAGGAAGGCAAACGATTGTCTTCGAAATGCCGGACCCCGGCAACTACTACACGATCCAACTGTGCAGTCCGCTTCCGGACATCGCCGATCCGGTTACCATAGACGGCACCTTGCCACCCGGGACGTTTGGTCCACCCAGTGTCGTGATCAAACCTTGGGATATCAACAATCTTCCCCCATGGCCATGCAATCCGCCACCCTACGGATTCTGGGTCGGCGCTGATGACGTTATCCTACGCGGTATGAGCATGGTTGGATTCCTCAATTTCCAGGCCGAGACGTCCGGCGCGATCATCGTCGACAACGCCTCAAACGCACTCATCGAATACAACCAACTGGGTGTGTATCCCAATGGAGTCGTAGAGGGAAACTATAATGCGATCTACCTGACAGATGAGAATCACATCGTTCGTAACAATTTGATCTCGGGGAATTGGTATGGCATCAACAGCTTTGCCTCGGACACGACCATCCAGGGCAATTACATCGGCACGGACATCTCGGGAACGTCTACAAGCTTATTGTTAGGGAATCAAACAGGGATATTTTTGTGGTGTCCCAGCGAATCCACGACCATCGGCGGCGTGAATCCGGATGAAATGAATCTGATCTCCGGAAATTCGATCGGTATATCCATTTGCTCGGACAGCACGATTTATGGCAATCGCATCGGAACGGATAGAACCGGCACCATGGATCTGGGAAACTCCAACGGAATCATGATCGGTGGAGACGACAACATAATCGGCGGCCCGTTACCCGGCCAGGGCAATCTGATTTCGGGCAACGGATTGGCACTCAGCTTCGCCAGCGGCGCAGATGACAACATCATCCAGGGCAACAACATTGGAGCAGATATCAGCGGAAACCAGGCACTTGTGAATGCGGCCGGTAACTGGCATGGAATGATCGTCTTTGGCGATTCCAACACGATTGGCGGGACCAATCCCGGAGAGGGCAACCGGATTGCCTTTATCACGGGTGAAGGGATTGACTTCGATCACGGTGCCACCTCCAACCACGTCGTAGGGAATACGATCTTTTCTAACGTAACCGGCGTGCTTGTTGAATCCGATCAGTGGTATACGGCGTTGATGAACACGCTGTCTCAGAACAGCATCTACGATAACATGGGTTTGGGAATCGACCTCGAACCCGCAGGGGTATCACTGAATGACGTCGGCGATACAGACAGCGGCGGCAACACGGTGTTGAACTTCCCGGTTTTCAGCGCAGGTTTCAACAGCGTAAGCGGAACTGCGTGCCCGGGCTGCATCGTCGAGCTTTATATAAGCGACAACGACTCCTCCGGTTATGGCGAGGGCAGCACGTTTATCAGCCAAACCGTCGCCGAAGATGACGGCGACTTCACAATCCCGGTGATGTTGGCGTATTCACACTGCACCCGCCTCACGGCAACGGCGACGGATATCCAGGGAAACACCTCCGAGTTTTCCAGGAACGTTGAGTTCGGACTGTGTATATCCCACCATCCCTGGAACCTCTTCATACCTATGCTGTCCCTTGGGTTGAGTCTGCTGGCCGGCGTGCTGTTCGGACGTTCACCCAAAATCAATGGCCGCGCCGCCCTTGCCGTCGCCGGAATCGTCGGCCTCGGACTGGCGGGCGGCTTGTTCCTGATCCTGCGAAGTCCCACCAAAGCCCCCGCAGCGCAGCCGGCAGAAATGGATCCATGGGCGGGTTTGCCATCCTGCAGCGATTACATCGAACCGGATAGCCTGTCCCCGGACGAAGAAGTGTTTGCGCTGGAGGACGATCCCGTGTTGTCCTGGTCGCCGCTCGAAGACATGCTCCCCGATTCGCTGCGCTGGACGGTCGAGCTTTCCCGGCATCCCGATCCGGCGCAGAGTGAGACAACGAGCGAAGAGCATCTGGCGTTTTCGGCCTTCGGCCTGCAGCCGGACCCGGGCGATATCTACAAATGGCGTCTCAGCGGAGAGATGGATGGATCCGCGGATGGCAGCTGGCGATTTTTCTGTGCGCCCACCGATTGGCTGCCCTTTCAGTTCGAGCGCCTCATCGTCCCTGCGGCGCCCTCCGACACCCCCGAACCGTCGCCCACGCCCACGCAAACCCCGACACCCACGCCGGACGTATGTGTCTACACGGCGATCCGAAACGCCAACTGCCGTTCGAGCGACCATTCGGAATCGGAGCAGATAAATATTCTCATGCAGGGAGAAAGCGCGGCGCTGCTGGCGCTCAACCCGGAATTCACGCATGGACAGTTCGAATTGGATCAGGAGTCGTGCTGGATCTGGCTCGGTTTGCTGGACGGTCCCGAAAATCCTTTCGGCACGTGCGACGTGCCGATCATCGATCCCGCACCGGCTTGCACGCCGGAGCTGGATGAGCAAGCCTGTATACTCGCCGGCGGGCAGATGAGTGAAACGCGCACGACGGCGCCCTTCTGCGTCTGCCCGGATTGA